CTGTTTGTCAGTCGCGGCGATGACAGTGGCACCCACAAGAAAGAGCTGAGCCTCTGGGCGGCTGCCGGTCTGGACGCCGGGAGCTTTGGCGACTGGTACCGCGCAGTGGGGGCTGGCATGGGGTCGGCGCTCAACACGGCAGCGGGGATGAATGCTTATATCATGGCCGACCGTGCCAGCTGGCTGAACTTTGGCAACAAGGGGGATCTGGCGCTATTGTTCTCGGGTGATCCGGTGCTGTTCAACCAATACGCCTATCTGCCGGTGAACCCGGAGAAACACACGCATGCCAAGAACGATCTGGCGATGAAGCTGGAAGGCTGGCTGGTGTCGGACAAGGCCAAGGCGTTGATCAACGATTACAAGATCAACGGTGAGACCCTGTTCGTGTTCAACGCCAAACAGTAAGTCTTGCGTGAGCCACGGCGCGGGGATCTCCCGCCCGTGGCGCCGCATTTGAAAATGCGTTGTCCCGGTTGGGCCAGGCGCCGCGCTTTGCGCGGCGCTTTTCCTTTGCTGAGAGGCGCCTCAGGGGCAGGTTTGCCCTGATGCGCCATATCGAGTGTCCAGTCCGCCAACTCCGCCTCAAGGGTGAACCGTGCATGCGCACGGCCGCTTGCGCGGCCCTTGACCCGGATTTGGCGAACGGCTTTTCGGCAGGTAGCGCTGGGCCCAACGGGAAAGGGCCATCGTCAGAAGTGCTTTGATGGGCGAGAGCTTTCTATTCGTCGCCGCCGACGGTCAGGGTCACCCTGTCGCCTGCAAACCAGGTGCGGCCGTATTCGATGGGGATACCCTTTGCGTCTACGTTGATGCCCGTGGTGCGCAGGATCGGGGCGC
This genomic stretch from Phaeobacter gallaeciensis harbors:
- a CDS encoding substrate-binding domain-containing protein — encoded protein: MKHLVLGVVASAVMATASFAEEMKMAVTTSFHNSGLAEILLPEIKKDLDLDVQLLVVGTGQAIRLGEAGDVDAILVHSKKAEERFLAGGNGTHRREIMYNDFVFIGPKTDGAGIADAETAVDALQKVAGAEALFVSRGDDSGTHKKELSLWAAAGLDAGSFGDWYRAVGAGMGSALNTAAGMNAYIMADRASWLNFGNKGDLALLFSGDPVLFNQYAYLPVNPEKHTHAKNDLAMKLEGWLVSDKAKALINDYKINGETLFVFNAKQ